TTGCGCTGACCTGGTCATCTCTTCTCTGGCGTGCGCTTTCAATCTGTTTAAGAAATTTTATACCTGCCGGGCTGTTTACCTTAACAATGGGAATGCTTCTCTGCCGTGACATTACAATCTCCTGTTTGGTTACGGAATGTGAATCTATTAAGATACTTTTCACACCTGTTTTGGGCAAGAAGGATTCGAAATGCGGAACAAAAGAATCGGACTGTTTCAAAACGATGTATTAACGGGTCAGATAGTTTTGAAGCTCTGAAGCCTTCGCTCTGATAATCCCAAACACCCAGTTTTCCAGATTAAGGATTGGTATTTAGAAGTAAAGAAAGACTTAAAAACGGTATAATTGAATCGGTGGAAAGAGCAGAATCAATTGTGAAATTGTAAAAGAACTGAAATGGACAGAAGATATTGAGTTTTTTGTAAGATGTGTCCGGGTTGACAATAAAGAGGCGGGTTTTACCCCTGAAATCCGGGTGATAAGTTGAAGCTGGGAGCTTGTGTATCATTATTTTTTTCCTTCCGGTTACAAACTGAAAATCAGCTCTGTGGCATTCTTATCCTAAGAGCAAGCCAATGCCGGGTCAGGATAGACCAAACCCACTGTAACCTTTTCGCTTCGTAGGGACCCGGGGTGGTCTGGGGGAAAATGTGGTGCATTTACGTTTTGCTTTGGGGTTGCATAACAGATATAGTCGCTGTACATGTTTTCTTTCCATTTCTCCATGGACAGAGCTTATTTTTCATAATTAAAACCCCTCAATCCAAAAATCACCGGAAGAGATATGTTCCGGCATAATTGTAAGGAGTTATCCATGGCCAGGAAAAGCGCCTCATCCAGTGCAGATACAGAAAACAAAAATAAAAACAGTGTTATAGAACAGGCAGTAAGTCAGATAGAGAAGATGCATGGCAAGGGTTCCATAATGCGTCTTGGGACTCAAAGCCTTGAGACAAATATCCCTGTCATCTCTACCGGTTCAATTTCGCTTGACACCGCTTTGGGGGTGGGAGGTTTTCCCAAAGGGAGGATAATCGAAATTTACGGCCCTGAATCATCGGGTAAAACCACCGTTGCACTTCAGGCCATTGCAAATGCCCAGAAAAAAGGTGGTATTGCGGTACTCGTTGATGCGGAGTACGCCTTTGATGCAACATATGCCAGAAATCTTGGAGTGGACATAGACAATCTGCTGGTTTCTCAGCCAGATACCGGAGAGCAGGCTCTTGAGATTGTTGACACTCTCGTTCGCAGTGGTGCTATAGATATAATTGTAATAGACAGTGTGGCTGCGTTGGTTCCCGCAGCAGAGATCGAAGGGGAGATGGGTGACAGCCATATGGGGCTTCAGGCGCGTCTTATGTCTCAGGCTCTGCGAAAACTCACCGCCTTGAGTTCCAAGTCAAAAACCTGTCTGATTTTTATCAACCAGCTGCGTATGAAAATTGGCGTGATGTTTGGGAACCCTGAAACCACCACCGGTGGTAATGCTCTGAAATTTTACTCATCTGTCCGTATAGACATCCGGCGCATTGCAGCAATCAAGGATGGTGACAGTGTGGTTGGAAACCGCACCCGGGCAAAAGTGGTGAAAAACAAAGTGGCACCACCGTTTAAAGAAGCAGAGTTTGATATTCTCTACGGAAAAGGGATCTCTGTTGAAGGGGACATTCTTGACCTTGGCGTTGAACTGGGAGTCGTTGATAAAAGTGGAGCATGGTTCTCCTACGAGGGTGAGAGATTGGGTCAGGGAAGAGAAAAAGCCAGAGAGTTCCTTAAGGAGAACAAGGATATACTCAAAAACATAGAAACCAAAGTACGAGACATATGTCAGGCTAAAAGATCATCAATGGCACCGGTGCCTGAAGAAGTCTCGGAGCTGACTGAATAGATTTTTTCTGGAACCTTATGTCTCTGACCCGTGCGGGCCAGGGGCTTTGCAGCACTTAAGAAGCGATGCTTCTTTCCGTTTATTATCTGTCACATTTTCCCGGGCCGTATTCATAACTATGAAATCTTCAAAACAAATACGCAGTGAATTTATAGAATTTTTCACCCAGCGAGAACACCTCTTTGTCCCAAGTGCACCTGTAATACCTCAGGATGATCCCACCCTGCTTTTTACCAACGCGGGTATGAATCAGTTCAAGTCCATTTTTCTCGGCGACAATCCGAGAAAACTAAAAAGAGCTGCCAACTCCCAGAAATGTATGAGGGTTTCAGGAAAACATAACGATTTGGAAGAAGTGGGACGGGATCACTATCACCATACTTTTTTCGAAATGCTTGGGAACTGGTCCTTTGGTGATTACTATAAGAAAGAGGCAATTGTATGGGCATGGAAACTCCTGACAGAGGTGTGGAAACTCCCAAAGGATCGGTTGTTTGTCACTATACATGAAAGTGACAGCGAAGCTGAAGAGATCTGGAAAAATGAAACAGATATCGCGCATAGCAGGGTGATGCGGTTTGGGGATGAGAGCAATTTCTGGGAAATGGGAGAAACCGGACCGTGTGGCCCATGTTCAGAAATCCATTTCGATACAGGAGACGAAACCAGCAGGGATAAAACATTCAGTGATCCGGTTTTGGGGGTGAATGGGCAAAATGACAGATACCGGGAGTTGTGGAATCTGGTTTTCATTCAGTACAATCGCCAGAAAGATGGTTCGCTAACCTCTTTGCCTCTGAAGCATGTGGATACCGGGATGGGGTTTGAGCGTATAGTGTCGGTTATTCAGGGCGTAGAGTCAAACTATGATACAGATCTGTTTATGCCCATAATAAACAAGCTGGAGTCAATGAGCGGTAAAAAATATGATTGTGGTCCGGGTGGAACACCTTTCAGGGTTATTGCAGATCACATCCGCTCACTTGTTTTCGCTGTAACTGACGGAGCGTTTCCTTCAAATGAAGGCAGGGGGTATGTGCTGAGAAGATTATTGCGGCGCGCCTATCGCTTTGGACGGGAACTGGGCCTTAAAGAACCCTTTCTTCATAAACTCGTGCCAACAGTTATAAATGTTATGGGAGAGGCTTATGAAGAGATCTCCCAGCGCAGCTCATACCTTGAGGAGGTTATTTTCTCCGAAGAGCAGCGCTTTGATGCCACTCTGGAACAGGGCTTGGAAAAATTTAATCAGATGGTTGAAAACACCACAAAAAAGAAAGAACGCACCCTCTCAGGCAAAGATGTCTTTGCTCTTTATGACACGTACGGGTTCCCCATGGATCTTACCCGCCTGATGGCGTCCGAAAAAGGTTTGTCCATCGATGAAGCCGCTTATACAAAGCTTATGGATAAGCAGAAAGAACGGGCACGGGAAGCGCGCAAGGGAGATGAAAGTGGCCTTACTCCTGAAGGCTGGACCGAACTGAAGCCTGCAACCGGAACCGAGTTTATAGGATACAATCAGTACCAGAGTGATATAAATGTTTGCAGATATAAGAGGGTGGAGGATGAGGAGGGGAAACCTTCTTATCTTCTCATAATGGATAAAACACCGTTTTATGCAGAATCCGGAGGTCAGGTTGGCGATAAAGGCTTACTGCGGACCGCTGAAGAAAAGGAACTCAGTGTCACCGACACCTTTAAGTGGAATGAACTTGTAATTCACAAGGCTGTTGCCCCATCTCCCCTTTCTCAGGATGAGTTTTCAAAGCCGTTTCATGCTCAGATCGATGCCGAGATACGGGCATCGCTCAGACGCAATCATACTGCCACACATCTGCTTCAGTCTGCGCTGCGTCAAGTTTTAGGTGACCATGTTCAGCAGTCCGGATCCCGTGTGGATCATAAAGGGCTGCGGTTTGATTTTACTCATTTCAAAGCTCTCGGCAGCGAAGAGATAAAGGCTATAGAGCATCTGGTCAATAACTGGATAATGATGGATCTGCCGGTTACAACAGAAATCAGGAGTGTTGAAGAGGCAAAAGCAGAGGGGGCTATCGCACTTTTTGGAGAAAAGTATGGGGATAAAGTGAGAGTGGTAACAATAGATCCGCTCTCAAAAGAACTCTGCGGAGGAACCCATGTTCCATCGACTGGTCAGATAGGACTGTTTCATCTGGTAAATGAAGAGAGTGTATCTGCGGGTATAAGGCGTTTGAGTGCGATTACCGGTTCTGAGAGCGTCAGTTACCTTCTGAAAAAGGAATCTCTCTTTTCTGAATTATCATCACTTCTCAAAACAGGTGAAAACCGGGTTGTGGACAGGGTCAAAAACCTGCAGGATACCGTTAAGCAGCTGGAATCCAAAATTAAATCCCTCATGGCGGCTCAGGCATCCCGGTCTGCAGAAGAATTGTTCAGAGAAACGGAGAAAAGCAGTGAGGGATACTCTTTTGCAGTGAGAAATCTCGGTGAGATGGATAAAGATTCCTTCTCAAGATACTCAGATGCCATTTCAGATTATATAAAGGAGCGTAGTCTCGCTGACAGGGTGATTGTGATAGCTGCAAAAGTGGAAGGCCGCGCCATGTTGGCCGCTGCAGCGGGTAAGGATGCGGTATCAAAGGGCGTTCATTGTGGCGAGCTGGTAAAGGCTGCTGCAAAATTTACTCAGGGCGGTGGTGGAGGTAATCCAGTCAGGGCTCAGGCTGGTGGAAAAAATCCTGCAGGTATAGCAGATGCACTTGAGCAGGCAGAGAAAATCTTATCCAAAAAGGGATGAATATGAAAATTGGTTCTTTCCTTCAGTCGGTTCTTGGAAAGTGTTCAGAGAACAAGCGTATGTACTGGGTTTTGCTTGATCCGGATGATTTCACCATAGAAGAGGCCAAAGAGGTCTCCAGTGAGGCGCAGAGAAACGGTGTCGATGCGATTCTTGTGGGGGGAAGTCTTCTTCATTCAAACCACTTTGACCTCTTCATACAAACACTTAAACAGTCGGTGAACATTCCGGTGGTCATTTTTCCGGGAGATTCTGCACAGCTTTCTTCTCATGCCGATGCCCTTCTTTATCTTTCCCTGATCTCAGGGCGAAATCCGGTAAATCTGATCGGTGAACATGTTAAGGCTGCGCCCCTTATAAGACAAACCAAACTGGAGCCTGTAGCCACTGCGTATATGCTGGTTGAGAGCGGGGCTGTGAGTTCTGTGGAGTTTATGAGCAACACCCGTCCCCTGCCAAGAACAAAACCAACCATAGCTGCTGCTCATGCACTTGCAGCTCAGTATATGGGAATGAAAGTTGTGTATCTTGAAGCGGGAAGTGGTGCTCCGATGCCTGTTCCTTCTGATATGGTCAAAGCTGTTCGCTCCTATGTGGATATTCCCATAATCGTGGGAGGTGGTATCAGAGATGCTGCTACTGCAAGGGAAAAGCTGGAAGCGGGGGCGGATATAATCGTAACCGGCAATATCATTCAACAGAAGAATGGTATCTCTGTGATGCAGGAGATTGCTTCGATGGTGAAATCTTTTAAATAAGCTCTGCATATTAAAGCTGTTAAAGGTCTGATGGTTCCAAATTTGCTGTAACTTTATTCTAATATCTCCCCGTGCTTAAAATTATAATCGGCGGCAGTTTAACCGTAATATTTATAAAGCTAATATTTTCAGAGGGCAGAGTTATGAATACTACTATAATGATTACGGATTCAACCGGAGCTCTTGAGAGAGAGATAGTTTCTCAGATCATTAACACTGGCAACTGTGTCAGAATCGCCGCAAAACATGTGCTCGAGGCAGAAAAATTTGCTGAGGAGTGCCCTGTTGTTCACCTCGACTTCAATAACCCCGACACCTATGGTAAAGCGCTGGAAAATGTAGACTCGATTTTTCTGGGTTTACCCATGAACCAACCCCAACAGCATGAAATTATCCTGCCCTTTATAGAAATCGCAAAACAGCGGGGTGTGAAGCATATAGTGGGAATGGGTACAGTGGGGGAAAGTGATGATTCGCCTTTGATGATTGCCGAAAGGTGTATGCAGAATTGTGGCCTGAATTACACTATTATCCGCCCAAACATCTCGATGCAGAGTCTAAAGGACATGATTGGCGAAGGTGTGCGGAGGGATTCTGCGATCTACCTGCCGGGTAACGGGGCAAAAATATCCCTTGTCGACTCAAGAGACATTGCCGAAGCAGTGGCAAAAATTCTCCTAAACGGAAAACACTCAGATAAAATCTACGTGTTTACGGGCGCAGCTGCCCTCAGTGCCAGTGAGATAGCTTCCATATTGTCAGAGGTAACAGAACGTGAGATTGTGTATAAACCAGTTTCACATAATCAGGAATGGCAAATGCTTCTTGACAGAGGGTGGGATGAGGTGAATATCGAACTAAGCATCGGTCTGTATGAAATCGCACGTCATGGATGGTGTGAAAAAGTAACCCCCGATCTCAGAGATGTACTTGGCAGGGAACCTGTCTCATTTAAAAAATTCGCAAGAGATTTCAAAAATGACTGGTTCTGATTGTGAGAGTTGTGTTAAGACAAATCTCTTTTCAGAGGTATCCCTATACTTGCGGTACAACCCGGTGATTCAATATTGTTGCTGAGATAGAGATGCCCCTTGTGAGTTTCAATTATATGACGGGCTATACCCAGACCCAGCCCGGTACCCGATTTCCTGGTTGTGAAGAATGGCTCGAAAGCCCTGCTTTTTATCTCCTCCGTTACTCCTACACCCTGGTCAATTACATAAAGATGAACCATCTTTTCATCTTTTTCCACGATTAAAGAAATTTCCTCGCCATAATGACTGTGTAAACTGGAGTTTTCAAACAGATTGACCAACACCTGCTGAATCCTGATATAATCCCCATGTATCATGAGTTCAGCACCATCTGATCTGTTAATAAAATTCACCGAAGATGAACCGGCAGTTGGGGCCTTGTTCCAAAAATCAACTGTGGCAGCGCACAGGAAAACAAGATCAATTTCAATATGGTTTGCCTGATTCTCCGGCTTGCCCAATTCTATGAGGTCTTTCATGAGCCGGTTGATCCGGTCAACCTGAGTATTTATATACGTCTGATATTGTTCAAGAATTTCGGTTTTTTCAATATCCTGAAAAAGAGCTTCCAGTAAAGCGGTTATGGCATTGAGAGGGTTTCTGATTTCGTGGGCAAAACCCGATACAAGCGGTGCAAGCACTTTTATCTCCTGTTCATTGGGTCGGAGATGCTCCATTTTACATTTCAGGTTGTCTTTAAGGAGCTCTAATTCTTCGAGCAGTTTATATTGATTATAGAGTACTTTGTCTATAGATTCGGGGGATGAGTTTTTATCCATTTTTTTTATATTTGATAAGGTGTTAAGGGTTTAAATTGCTAAATATAAATAACCTTGCTTCTTTGTGTAAACAAAATGACATAATATTTTACAACAGTCATTGGGATTTGGTTTTTTGGAAAAAAAATTCTATCACAACCAGACTACAAGTCCCTCAAATCAAAGCAGGAAAACATGGGTTTACAACACATTTTCTGCTTCTTCAGTATCGGGGAGTAATTCTTTTTTTCTAATTTTGCCGTTGTTTGATTTTGGCAGGAAATTTCTGATTTCGATTTGACCAGGTACCCTTGATCGTTCAAGTCTCTCTGAGCAGAATTTTTTCAGTTCATCCGGGGAGATTTCCCTGCCTTTTTCAAACACTACAAACGCCTTTATGCCGTTTCCAAGGATTTTATCGGGCACACCCACAACTGCAGCTTCCGTTACACCCGGACATTCGTAAATTACATCCTCAATTTCTTTTGGGCTTACTCTCTCTCCTCCACTTTTAATCACATCATCTTTTCTGGAAATGAAATAGAGAAATCCCTCCTGATCCATTTTAAACAGATCCCGGCTATAAAGGATCATCTCCTGAGGATATATACCCGGTTTAAGCACCTGGGCTGTTTCTTTAGGCTTGTTCCAATACCCTTTCATCACATGGGCCCCTCTGATAACCAGTTCACCGGGCACGCCCGCTTTTTCAATCTTCTTGCCCTGATCATCCACAAGCCACACTTCGGTGTTTGGCATTGCCTTACCTACAGAGAGGGGACGTCTTCCTATTTCCTCGGGAGGGAGATAGGAAACTCTTTTGCATTCTGTTAAGCCGTACATTGAAAAGACTGACGCTCTCGGGAAATATTTCGAAAGGCCTGAGATATGAGAGGGCGCAAGAGCCTGACCCGTGTTGGTTATGTAACGAACAGAAGAAAGATTGTAGGAGCTTAGATTATTCATTCCCAAAATGAGGGATGCCATAGCGGGCACAATCGGCAATCCAGTAATTTTTTCCTTAATAATAGTTTCTATTGCCTTAAATGGATATACGAAAGATTTTTCAAGTACGACTGTGCCACCAAAACTGACTGCCATAAGGACCTGATAGAGACCGTAGTCAAAAGAGAGGGGGAGGTAGTTCAGAATAACATCTTCCGGTGTGTTTTGTAAATAGCGTGTGATTGATTTAACCGCGGTAACCATGTTGAGATGGGTAAGCATAACGCCTTTAGGCTCACCTGTAGAACCGGAAGTGTAGGTAAGTGAAGCAAGGTCTATATCTATGGAGGTGTTGTGGGGTTGCCCCTGTTTGCTTTGGGGGGCAACCACATGATCAAAAGGTAAAATCTCTGTGTTTTCGGTTTCTGAAAAAAAAGTGTCCGTTTCTTGGCTCACTTCTGGCTGTAAAGTTTTGTAATCGGTGATGATTATTCTTAAGAGGTTTTCGCCAGGGTTGATACCTTTTTCTGAATAGTTCCCGGCGAGTGATTTATCGGTCACTAAAAACAAGATATTGCAATCGTTAAGAATGTAGTTGACTTTTTTGCTCTTGGCCTGGGGGTTTATAACGACAAAAACCCCGGAAGCCTTAAGGGTGCCGAAAATAGAGATCACTGCTTCAAGTGAGTTTTCCAAATATATACCTACCCTGTCCTGCTTTTGTAATCCTGCGGCTATAAGGTAGTGAGCAAAGTTGTTTGCCATATTGTTGAGCTGGTGATAATTCACTTTTCTGCCATTGTGTACGATGGCTGTTTTGTTGGGGTATAGGTTTGCACTCGCGTTCAGAAAATCAGAAAGTAACATGCTCATCTCCTCATAGGCTGATTTTTCGGGCTAAACCCATTCAAAAGCTAATTCAATGCCAAAGGCAGGCAGAAAAAAACTGATAATCTGTTCTGGAGAAACTGGTGTTGTGGTGCTGTCCACCGGGCAGCTTACAAATGTCATAGAAACAAACGGTCTGTTTTACAAAGGGGGCCGGAACTAAAATTCTCTGCGACAGCAGAAGATCATTTCCCGCCTGAACAGCAAAGAGTAGAATTCTATAAACGATGTGGAGCTGTTAAATAGTAAGCGCTTGTATTTTTGGTGTGCTTGTGGGTAATAGATGGTTCTGATCTCTTGGTGTTAAGTACGGGTATATTTTTCTATCTGCTCAGGTAATGTGCAAGAAGAAAAAGTACCGGCATCGCCAATCCTGCATGTAATAAAAGATCTCTGAGGAACAGGTTTTTGGATTTCATTTTCATGTAGTCGGCAGTGCGTTTGATGGTTATTATCAGATCTTCAATTTTGTAGGGAATATCCACAATCTCATAGATGCCGTCATCTATGTAGGAGTAGGCGGTTACTTCCCTGGTGCCGTTGGAGAAAATCAGGACTCCGGGGGTACGGTGAGCCATTTTGAAAAACTGTATAAGCCTGTGGGGATATCGGGGCAGCAGATCAGCTTCAATAAGAAAAAGCGAATGACGATGAGTCATAAATAGCCGCATTGCATCGATTCTGCTTGTCGCAATATCTACATTATACCCAAGTTCAGGAAGCAGGGCGTTTAGAGTGTAGCGCAAAGATAAGTCTTTAGCTACAATTATACAGCGGGGCTTTGATACATTTCTTGAGTTCATGCGTTTTTCTTCCGTACTTGCCTGAATTGTTTACTTGGTGCTAATTGTTCTGGTATCACCGTGGTAAAATTTCTTTTTGTTTTGAAGAGAGATGTGCTGCATTTCACGGATAAGCTCTTTAAGAGTTTTGTTTCTCTCTTTCTTTTTAAGGGAGCCGTTTTTATAGATCTCAAGCATCGCAAGTTTTGAATTGGTTTCTGCGGTTACCAGAAACACCGGTCCTTTGACATTATAGGCCAGAAGTTCTGCCTTGGCAAGATCGTTTGTGTGATTTTCAGCAGAGCTGCGTATAACTGCCCCGTGAAGATGTTCGCTTATTTTCTGCGGTACATTCTCTGTTATGGGAAAGAAAACCACATCCCCTCTTCTTTCCTTTTCCAGAACATGGGACAGTACACCCTCCTTGTCGATAACTCCAATCACGGAAGGTCTCTTGAATCCGGAATAGCGCGAATTGCTGATTTTGAGGGCTTTTTTAAATCTGCCGCCAAATCCCAGGCGGTTTAAAAGCAGTATAACCGGAACAGCAAGGTAGAGAGTGAACGGAAGGACCGCGTATAGGGGTAAAAACATCAAAAGAACAGCACCACAACAGAGTGTGAGAGCTGTTATCGACAGAATCAGTGCTGACTGAAAGTGATCGAACCCTTTGAACATAAATCTGTGATGCATATGAGAGTTATCTGCTGCTCCCATACTGCGAATCCTGTAGAGAAAGGGTTTCTGCCTGTCCTTGGCTTTATAGTAGCGTCTGACAATTGTAACCAAAACTTCAACAATTGGTACCCCTGCAATTAAGGGCATGATCAGAACCGAGCGTGGACCTGTGACTTCACGGGCAAGATGGAGTGAGATGATTGCAATCATCCCCCCTAAGAAAAGCGACCCTGTATCGCCCATAAATATTTTTGCAGGCGGTTTGTTGAAAAGAAGAAAACCGACTATCGCTCCGGACAAAATAAGGCAAAGGGACATCATTGCAAAATTCCCGCCTATGCCTGCGATCAGAGCAAGGGTAAAAATCGCAATGAGAGAAATACCTCCGGCTAAACCGTCGATTCCATCTATGATATTAAAAGCGTTAATCAGGCCAAGAATCCAGAAAACAGAAATTATCTGGCTTGCCCACAGGGGGATAACAAAAAGGTCCAATACAGATAAAGGTCCGGGGTGTATTCCAAAGAGATACACCGTACCGACAGCCAAAAGAAGTTCAATAGAGATCTTGTGCCGCACTCGAACATCGAAAAAAATGCTGTCATCGAAAAAACCGAATATCCCAATTACCCCCGCAGCGATAAAAAGAGCCCACACTGCTGCAGTGCTGATACCCGTCTCACTTTGAGATAAATGATTCAGGCCAAGCCAGCAAAGTGAGATCAGGATAAAGGAGAGAATTATGGCTATTCCCCCAACCCGGGGAATCGGTTTTGAGTGAACTTTTCTGTGGTCCGGTTTGTCACTGAAAACACCAACCAGAGAGGTTTTCAGCACAATGCGCAAAAGAAAATTCGACAGCAAACAGGAAACTGCAAAATATAGTAGAAATTCTATTGAAGAATATTGGGCGTTCATTAAACCTGCCTATATAAAACATTTTTTGTCTGTTGATAACCGAATATGTAACCATTTGATTTTATAATGAATTCGGTAGTTTGTCCATAACTTCGGTTTAAACTATTTGACTAAATTCCGGAAGAGTGGTATTTAGAGTTGTTTGGGTATCGCTATTCTATCCGGTATTTACTTAACAGTAAATATACTATATTAATTATATATAAGTTATAAATAAATCTATAAACAGCCTTGCTACTTTCAGAATCTACTATTTTCCAATGGGTTATGCAAAATGTTGTTAGTTTTATGAATTGTTATACAAACACAATCTGCCAGTTACAATTTTTGAGAGGGGAATTACTTTGAAAAATCAGCAAACTATAGGAATCGCAAGCTCTGTTTCAGCTCATTGCGGATATGACCCGTTTGATACCCTTTCATATGCTGTAAAAAACAATATCTCCTCAGTGCAGCTCTATCTGGACAGATCCCTGATGCAATCACCCTCTGATATCGACAGATTATCCCAAATTGCAAAAGAATCAAATATCTCACTTGTTTGCCATTCACCGGAATTTCTCAACCGCAAAACCACCAAAGATACCCTTATCGATGGGATGAACCGGCTTCTGAAACACCAGCAACAACGGGCTATGATCGTACACTTCGATTCAGAGGTGGGGTTTGAGGAGATCACTGAAATCGTTAAAGAGCTGAACCACAAAAATATTGTCCCTTATCTGGAAAATTTTTACCCTGCAGGAGATGAATACCGTTTTCTGAGCTCCTTTTCAAGATTTAACTCAGTTTTTGCACTCTCTGCCCAGGAAAAACTGCAGATTGTGCCGGTAATAGATATCCCCCGACTGTTTATCAGCAATATCGTGGAAAACTTTGATCCCCTTCTGCTCACAAAACTACTCTTCACTACACTGTCGGAGCATGAATATGAGCCTGTATTGCACCTTATAGATTTCACCGATTTCAGCCAGAACCGTGACTCCTGGTGTCCGGTGGGGAAGGGCAAGATGCCCTACAGGGAGATCTTCTCATTTCTGAAAAGAGAGGGGATAACGCCCACACTGTCGATTCTTGAGTTTGAGCAAAAAGAGCATGTTTCCGGGAGCATAGAGTGGTTAAAAGAAAATTTTTGATCCTCTGTCTTTAACACCTCGCTTTCCTGCAGAACTGTGAACCATATTCGTCTTCAGCGCGTTCGCAAAGTCCGCTGCAGCAGAAAATGAGGAGGAAACGCTGAAGCTCGGAGGTTGGTATGTTATCAGGCTAAGCTAAACGACACAAATGGTGCATTGGTACTAAAAAAGTGAAACTCACCTGGTAAACTGGCACGTTTTTCTCCGGCGCGGACACCTCTCTACTGCCTCCCCTCAGACAACCAATTTTGGCATATCCATTGCAGTTATCAGTTATGCTCTCATCCTCTCACATTTTTAACAGTTCATTTTCGCTGTGCTCTCTGATCGACACAATTTCTATCGCACACATAAGAAACTGAGGCATAGATGTCTGTGAAAAGTAATATCCAAAAAATTTTCAGGCACCGGGGCACTCAACTATGGCTTGCACCCGTAATAGGTGTGTTTATAGCCGGGGCACTCGCAGCGCTGATGCTTTTTATTGATGCTGTTGCTGACTGGGGTGAAGCTCCGCCCTTTCCTGTCTTCATAGGCGAGGCGAATACCGCCCGGGATCTGCTTGCGGTGATCGCAGCTTCTGTTACCACACTGCTGGCTCTTATTTTCACCATCATAACCGTTGCCATCCAGCTTGCAAGCAGTCAATACTCCCCCCGCACCCTACACATCCTGCTCACAGACAGACCAAGCCACACTACAATAGGGATATTTATTGGTACATTTACCTACACTCTCATCGTTTTGCTCTCACTGAGGACTGTTACTTTTCAGGCGCAGGACAGTGCACAGGTCGCGGGAGTTTCCATGACCGGAGCGTTTGTCATTGCGGTAGTAAGTCTTGGCACATTTGCCATTTACAGCAATCATATTATACACTCTGTTCGGATTACTTCAATCATAAACCGAATCAGCACTCTTACACGACAACAGATTATAAAGTATCACCCCGACCAGTACCATGAAAACAGTGAAAAAAGCGGAGACTGGCAAATGTCATTAACACCGCAGAGAGTAATACTATCCCCTAAACCCGGGGTTTTTACAAACGTAAATATAGATGGGCTGATATCCGCAGCCCAAAAGACAGATTGCATTCTGG
The sequence above is a segment of the Chitinispirillum alkaliphilum genome. Coding sequences within it:
- a CDS encoding RecA protein, producing the protein MARKSASSSADTENKNKNSVIEQAVSQIEKMHGKGSIMRLGTQSLETNIPVISTGSISLDTALGVGGFPKGRIIEIYGPESSGKTTVALQAIANAQKKGGIAVLVDAEYAFDATYARNLGVDIDNLLVSQPDTGEQALEIVDTLVRSGAIDIIVIDSVAALVPAAEIEGEMGDSHMGLQARLMSQALRKLTALSSKSKTCLIFINQLRMKIGVMFGNPETTTGGNALKFYSSVRIDIRRIAAIKDGDSVVGNRTRAKVVKNKVAPPFKEAEFDILYGKGISVEGDILDLGVELGVVDKSGAWFSYEGERLGQGREKAREFLKENKDILKNIETKVRDICQAKRSSMAPVPEEVSELTE
- a CDS encoding Alanyl-tRNA synthetase, whose protein sequence is MKSSKQIRSEFIEFFTQREHLFVPSAPVIPQDDPTLLFTNAGMNQFKSIFLGDNPRKLKRAANSQKCMRVSGKHNDLEEVGRDHYHHTFFEMLGNWSFGDYYKKEAIVWAWKLLTEVWKLPKDRLFVTIHESDSEAEEIWKNETDIAHSRVMRFGDESNFWEMGETGPCGPCSEIHFDTGDETSRDKTFSDPVLGVNGQNDRYRELWNLVFIQYNRQKDGSLTSLPLKHVDTGMGFERIVSVIQGVESNYDTDLFMPIINKLESMSGKKYDCGPGGTPFRVIADHIRSLVFAVTDGAFPSNEGRGYVLRRLLRRAYRFGRELGLKEPFLHKLVPTVINVMGEAYEEISQRSSYLEEVIFSEEQRFDATLEQGLEKFNQMVENTTKKKERTLSGKDVFALYDTYGFPMDLTRLMASEKGLSIDEAAYTKLMDKQKERAREARKGDESGLTPEGWTELKPATGTEFIGYNQYQSDINVCRYKRVEDEEGKPSYLLIMDKTPFYAESGGQVGDKGLLRTAEEKELSVTDTFKWNELVIHKAVAPSPLSQDEFSKPFHAQIDAEIRASLRRNHTATHLLQSALRQVLGDHVQQSGSRVDHKGLRFDFTHFKALGSEEIKAIEHLVNNWIMMDLPVTTEIRSVEEAKAEGAIALFGEKYGDKVRVVTIDPLSKELCGGTHVPSTGQIGLFHLVNEESVSAGIRRLSAITGSESVSYLLKKESLFSELSSLLKTGENRVVDRVKNLQDTVKQLESKIKSLMAAQASRSAEELFRETEKSSEGYSFAVRNLGEMDKDSFSRYSDAISDYIKERSLADRVIVIAAKVEGRAMLAAAAGKDAVSKGVHCGELVKAAAKFTQGGGGGNPVRAQAGGKNPAGIADALEQAEKILSKKG
- a CDS encoding (S)-3-O-geranylgeranylglyceryl phosphate synthase, yielding MKIGSFLQSVLGKCSENKRMYWVLLDPDDFTIEEAKEVSSEAQRNGVDAILVGGSLLHSNHFDLFIQTLKQSVNIPVVIFPGDSAQLSSHADALLYLSLISGRNPVNLIGEHVKAAPLIRQTKLEPVATAYMLVESGAVSSVEFMSNTRPLPRTKPTIAAAHALAAQYMGMKVVYLEAGSGAPMPVPSDMVKAVRSYVDIPIIVGGGIRDAATAREKLEAGADIIVTGNIIQQKNGISVMQEIASMVKSFK
- a CDS encoding NmrA family transcriptional regulator; this translates as MITDSTGALEREIVSQIINTGNCVRIAAKHVLEAEKFAEECPVVHLDFNNPDTYGKALENVDSIFLGLPMNQPQQHEIILPFIEIAKQRGVKHIVGMGTVGESDDSPLMIAERCMQNCGLNYTIIRPNISMQSLKDMIGEGVRRDSAIYLPGNGAKISLVDSRDIAEAVAKILLNGKHSDKIYVFTGAAALSASEIASILSEVTEREIVYKPVSHNQEWQMLLDRGWDEVNIELSIGLYEIARHGWCEKVTPDLRDVLGREPVSFKKFARDFKNDWF
- a CDS encoding Signal transduction histidine kinase, which produces MDKNSSPESIDKVLYNQYKLLEELELLKDNLKCKMEHLRPNEQEIKVLAPLVSGFAHEIRNPLNAITALLEALFQDIEKTEILEQYQTYINTQVDRINRLMKDLIELGKPENQANHIEIDLVFLCAATVDFWNKAPTAGSSSVNFINRSDGAELMIHGDYIRIQQVLVNLFENSSLHSHYGEEISLIVEKDEKMVHLYVIDQGVGVTEEIKSRAFEPFFTTRKSGTGLGLGIARHIIETHKGHLYLSNNIESPGCTASIGIPLKRDLS